From a single Accipiter gentilis chromosome 8, bAccGen1.1, whole genome shotgun sequence genomic region:
- the GLMN gene encoding glomulin isoform X1 — protein sequence MPEQSQTIMAVDELQAIIQRCQILEEDDFKGEDFSLFQVAGQKCLEDGYAAQLLEVIQNEKNKVIIKNMGWNLISPLVRCIFMYKQEDDKREHCLKILDQLAQLCNPKELFLGLLEQIEQASGEQACQTVMLLLQPLQTVLLKLQNKKAYSLGLSLAMIMNQLTPLPVPYTKQQIREDKLGLCQCCNAVVDFTKPFVNEVIKNMEKSSEYNDMELKEELLKFCMKCLKYPLLTAQLEQLEGIEEHPFRHFATEIIDILWDIKELIPLVFLHHKSISPHWKNEEFADIERKNSADSLACLSYLMFVQHFGIDCFPMVFSPSYLLQCNMTHIEVLLKRTEESMLSKGLDLFESCLLRMEDNSLLHQYLELRDFINVPQDLVKVMTLCPIEQLRKKSLHILQLFIDKFDTEGKYTLFRCLLKTSNHAGVEGYIIKNIKDQIHLSLTRACDNIWFTGHHLISLLDLVLLLPEGAETDLLQNSDRIMASLNLLRYLVIKDCESDNQTGIWTTLAKIEQNFLKPLHVGLNMSKAHYEAEIKNKKENRREAHSSNTVCSVTVSGEKMPAMTTEMQLQVLHSALFTFDLIESVLARVEELIEVKIKAVMDENS from the exons ATGCCAGAACAAAGTCAAACTATAATGGCAGTTGATGAACTTCAAGCAATAATACAAAGATGT CAAATTCTGGAAGAAGATGATTTCAAAGGAGAAGATTTTAGTCTGTTTCAGGTAGCAGGTCAGAAATGTTTAGAAGATGGGTATGCAGCTCAGTTATTAGAAGtaattcaaaatgagaaaaataag GTTATCATCAAAAATATGGGTTGGAATCTCATCTCTCCTCTTGTTAGATGTATTTTCATGTATAAACAGGAAGATGATAAGCGAGAACACTGCCTGAAGATACTAGATCAGTTGgcacag CTATGCAATCCGAAGGAACTTTTTTTGGGTTTACTTGAGCAGATTGAGCAGGCGTCTGGAGAGCAAGCATGCCAAACTGTCATGTTATTGCTTCAGCCTTTGCAGACAG tgcTTTTGAAACTTCAGAACAAGAAGGCCTACTCATTGGGTTTATCTTTGGCTATGATTATGAATCAGCTTACTCCCTTACCTGTACCTTATACAAAACAACAAATACGGGAAGATAAACTTGGTCTCTGTCAATGTTGTAATGCAGTGGTGGACTTTACTAAACCTTTTGTGAATGAAGTTATTAAAAACATGGAAAAGTCATCAGAATACAATGACATGGAGCTGAAAGAAGAATTATTAAAATT ctgtatgAAATGCCTGAAATACCCATTATTGACAGCTCAGCTTGAACAACTTGAAGGCATTGAAGAGCATCCTTTTCGGCATTTTGCAACTGAAATTATA gacatttTGTGGGATATAAAAGAATTAATACCACTGGTGTTTTTACATCATAAAAGCATAAGTCCACACTGGAAGAATGAAGAGTTTGCAGACATAGAGCGAAAGAATTCTGCAGATTCTTTGGCATGTCTGTCATATCTGATGTTTGTTCAGCATTTTGGTATTGATTGCTTTCCAATGGTATTTAG tcCATCATACCTTCTGCAATGCAATATGACACACATTGAAGTGCTACTGAAAAG aacaGAAGAATCTATGTTATCTAAAGGACTT GATCTGTTTGAGAGCTGTTTATTGAGAATGGAAGATAATAGCCTTCTGCATCAGTATTTAGAACTCAGAGATTTTATTAATGTACCTCAG GATTTGGTGAAAGTTATGACCCTTTGTCCCATAGAGCAGCTG agaaagaaGAGTTTACATATTTTGCAGTTGTTCATAGACAAGTTTGACACAGAGGGAAAATATACATTATTCAG gtGTTTACTGAAGACAAGCAACCATGCTGGTGTGGAAGgatacattattaaaaatataaaagatcaGATTCACTTATCGTTAACG AGGGCATGTGACAACATTTGGTTTACAGGACATCACCTGATCTCCCTTCTAGATTTAGTGCTTTTGCTTCCAGAAGGTGCTGAGACAGATCTACTGCAAAACTCAGATAG GATTATGGCGTCACTAAATCTACTGAGATACTTAGTCATTAAGGATTGTGAAAGTGATAATCAA ACTGGTATATGGACCACGCTTGCCAAGATtgagcagaattttttaaaaccactgcATGTAGGACTCAATATGTCAAAAGCACACtatgaagcagaaataaagaataagaaagaaaacagaagag AGGCACACAGTTCTAACACAGTTTGTTCTGTAACTGTTAGTGGGGAAAAGATGCCTGCTATGACTACTGAAATGCAGCTTCAG GTTTTACACTCGGCCCTCTTCACATTTGATTTAATAGAAAGTGTTCTAGCTCGAGTAGAAGAACTCattgaagtgaaaataaaagctgtaatgGATGAAAATAGTTAG
- the GLMN gene encoding glomulin isoform X2: MGWNLISPLVRCIFMYKQEDDKREHCLKILDQLAQLCNPKELFLGLLEQIEQASGEQACQTVMLLLQPLQTVLLKLQNKKAYSLGLSLAMIMNQLTPLPVPYTKQQIREDKLGLCQCCNAVVDFTKPFVNEVIKNMEKSSEYNDMELKEELLKFCMKCLKYPLLTAQLEQLEGIEEHPFRHFATEIIDILWDIKELIPLVFLHHKSISPHWKNEEFADIERKNSADSLACLSYLMFVQHFGIDCFPMVFSPSYLLQCNMTHIEVLLKRTEESMLSKGLDLFESCLLRMEDNSLLHQYLELRDFINVPQDLVKVMTLCPIEQLRKKSLHILQLFIDKFDTEGKYTLFRCLLKTSNHAGVEGYIIKNIKDQIHLSLTRACDNIWFTGHHLISLLDLVLLLPEGAETDLLQNSDRIMASLNLLRYLVIKDCESDNQTGIWTTLAKIEQNFLKPLHVGLNMSKAHYEAEIKNKKENRREAHSSNTVCSVTVSGEKMPAMTTEMQLQVLHSALFTFDLIESVLARVEELIEVKIKAVMDENS; the protein is encoded by the exons ATGGGTTGGAATCTCATCTCTCCTCTTGTTAGATGTATTTTCATGTATAAACAGGAAGATGATAAGCGAGAACACTGCCTGAAGATACTAGATCAGTTGgcacag CTATGCAATCCGAAGGAACTTTTTTTGGGTTTACTTGAGCAGATTGAGCAGGCGTCTGGAGAGCAAGCATGCCAAACTGTCATGTTATTGCTTCAGCCTTTGCAGACAG tgcTTTTGAAACTTCAGAACAAGAAGGCCTACTCATTGGGTTTATCTTTGGCTATGATTATGAATCAGCTTACTCCCTTACCTGTACCTTATACAAAACAACAAATACGGGAAGATAAACTTGGTCTCTGTCAATGTTGTAATGCAGTGGTGGACTTTACTAAACCTTTTGTGAATGAAGTTATTAAAAACATGGAAAAGTCATCAGAATACAATGACATGGAGCTGAAAGAAGAATTATTAAAATT ctgtatgAAATGCCTGAAATACCCATTATTGACAGCTCAGCTTGAACAACTTGAAGGCATTGAAGAGCATCCTTTTCGGCATTTTGCAACTGAAATTATA gacatttTGTGGGATATAAAAGAATTAATACCACTGGTGTTTTTACATCATAAAAGCATAAGTCCACACTGGAAGAATGAAGAGTTTGCAGACATAGAGCGAAAGAATTCTGCAGATTCTTTGGCATGTCTGTCATATCTGATGTTTGTTCAGCATTTTGGTATTGATTGCTTTCCAATGGTATTTAG tcCATCATACCTTCTGCAATGCAATATGACACACATTGAAGTGCTACTGAAAAG aacaGAAGAATCTATGTTATCTAAAGGACTT GATCTGTTTGAGAGCTGTTTATTGAGAATGGAAGATAATAGCCTTCTGCATCAGTATTTAGAACTCAGAGATTTTATTAATGTACCTCAG GATTTGGTGAAAGTTATGACCCTTTGTCCCATAGAGCAGCTG agaaagaaGAGTTTACATATTTTGCAGTTGTTCATAGACAAGTTTGACACAGAGGGAAAATATACATTATTCAG gtGTTTACTGAAGACAAGCAACCATGCTGGTGTGGAAGgatacattattaaaaatataaaagatcaGATTCACTTATCGTTAACG AGGGCATGTGACAACATTTGGTTTACAGGACATCACCTGATCTCCCTTCTAGATTTAGTGCTTTTGCTTCCAGAAGGTGCTGAGACAGATCTACTGCAAAACTCAGATAG GATTATGGCGTCACTAAATCTACTGAGATACTTAGTCATTAAGGATTGTGAAAGTGATAATCAA ACTGGTATATGGACCACGCTTGCCAAGATtgagcagaattttttaaaaccactgcATGTAGGACTCAATATGTCAAAAGCACACtatgaagcagaaataaagaataagaaagaaaacagaagag AGGCACACAGTTCTAACACAGTTTGTTCTGTAACTGTTAGTGGGGAAAAGATGCCTGCTATGACTACTGAAATGCAGCTTCAG GTTTTACACTCGGCCCTCTTCACATTTGATTTAATAGAAAGTGTTCTAGCTCGAGTAGAAGAACTCattgaagtgaaaataaaagctgtaatgGATGAAAATAGTTAG
- the GLMN gene encoding glomulin isoform X3, with protein sequence MPEQSQTIMAVDELQAIIQRCQILEEDDFKGEDFSLFQVAGQKCLEDGYAAQLLEVIQNEKNKVIIKNMGWNLISPLVRCIFMYKQEDDKREHCLKILDQLAQLCNPKELFLGLLEQIEQASGEQACQTVMLLLQPLQTVLLKLQNKKAYSLGLSLAMIMNQLTPLPVPYTKQQIREDKLGLCQCCNAVVDFTKPFVNEVIKNMEKSSEYNDMELKEELLKFCMKCLKYPLLTAQLEQLEGIEEHPFRHFATEIIDILWDIKELIPLVFLHHKSISPHWKNEEFADIERKNSADSLACLSYLMFVQHFGIDCFPMVFSPSYLLQCNMTHIEVLLKRTEESMLSKGLDLFESCLLRMEDNSLLHQYLELRDFINVPQDLVKVMTLCPIEQLRKKSLHILQLFIDKFDTEGKYTLFRCLLKTSNHAGVEGYIIKNIKDQIHLSLTRACDNIWFTGHHLISLLDLVLLLPEGAETDLLQNSDRIMASLNLLRYLVIKDCESDNQVYLFTFILLCVDV encoded by the exons ATGCCAGAACAAAGTCAAACTATAATGGCAGTTGATGAACTTCAAGCAATAATACAAAGATGT CAAATTCTGGAAGAAGATGATTTCAAAGGAGAAGATTTTAGTCTGTTTCAGGTAGCAGGTCAGAAATGTTTAGAAGATGGGTATGCAGCTCAGTTATTAGAAGtaattcaaaatgagaaaaataag GTTATCATCAAAAATATGGGTTGGAATCTCATCTCTCCTCTTGTTAGATGTATTTTCATGTATAAACAGGAAGATGATAAGCGAGAACACTGCCTGAAGATACTAGATCAGTTGgcacag CTATGCAATCCGAAGGAACTTTTTTTGGGTTTACTTGAGCAGATTGAGCAGGCGTCTGGAGAGCAAGCATGCCAAACTGTCATGTTATTGCTTCAGCCTTTGCAGACAG tgcTTTTGAAACTTCAGAACAAGAAGGCCTACTCATTGGGTTTATCTTTGGCTATGATTATGAATCAGCTTACTCCCTTACCTGTACCTTATACAAAACAACAAATACGGGAAGATAAACTTGGTCTCTGTCAATGTTGTAATGCAGTGGTGGACTTTACTAAACCTTTTGTGAATGAAGTTATTAAAAACATGGAAAAGTCATCAGAATACAATGACATGGAGCTGAAAGAAGAATTATTAAAATT ctgtatgAAATGCCTGAAATACCCATTATTGACAGCTCAGCTTGAACAACTTGAAGGCATTGAAGAGCATCCTTTTCGGCATTTTGCAACTGAAATTATA gacatttTGTGGGATATAAAAGAATTAATACCACTGGTGTTTTTACATCATAAAAGCATAAGTCCACACTGGAAGAATGAAGAGTTTGCAGACATAGAGCGAAAGAATTCTGCAGATTCTTTGGCATGTCTGTCATATCTGATGTTTGTTCAGCATTTTGGTATTGATTGCTTTCCAATGGTATTTAG tcCATCATACCTTCTGCAATGCAATATGACACACATTGAAGTGCTACTGAAAAG aacaGAAGAATCTATGTTATCTAAAGGACTT GATCTGTTTGAGAGCTGTTTATTGAGAATGGAAGATAATAGCCTTCTGCATCAGTATTTAGAACTCAGAGATTTTATTAATGTACCTCAG GATTTGGTGAAAGTTATGACCCTTTGTCCCATAGAGCAGCTG agaaagaaGAGTTTACATATTTTGCAGTTGTTCATAGACAAGTTTGACACAGAGGGAAAATATACATTATTCAG gtGTTTACTGAAGACAAGCAACCATGCTGGTGTGGAAGgatacattattaaaaatataaaagatcaGATTCACTTATCGTTAACG AGGGCATGTGACAACATTTGGTTTACAGGACATCACCTGATCTCCCTTCTAGATTTAGTGCTTTTGCTTCCAGAAGGTGCTGAGACAGATCTACTGCAAAACTCAGATAG GATTATGGCGTCACTAAATCTACTGAGATACTTAGTCATTAAGGATTGTGAAAGTGATAATCAA GTATACCTCTTCACCTTCATTCTCCTGTGTGTGGATGTTTGA